One segment of Carya illinoinensis cultivar Pawnee chromosome 13, C.illinoinensisPawnee_v1, whole genome shotgun sequence DNA contains the following:
- the LOC122290736 gene encoding phosphoribosylformylglycinamidine cyclo-ligase, chloroplastic-like isoform X2 gives MTITFRANTDLSRCVACSIRPSDHNSSPTQRYARRCTFNRSANGFQPLSVASNQLGSARRMRNGCHRVFSMMKNSSSESLTYKDAGVDIDAGSELVRRIAKMAPGIGGFGGLFPLGDSYLVAGTDGVGTKLKLAFETGIHETIGVDLVAMSVNDIVTSGAKPLFFLDYFATSHLDVDLAEKVIKGIVDGCQQSDCTLLGGETAEMPDFYADGEYDLSGFAVGIVKRDAVINGRDIVAGDVLIGLPSSGVHSNGFSLVRRVLSRSGLSLKDKLPGEDVTLGEALMAPTVIYVKQVLDLISKGGIKGIAHITGGGFTDNIPRVFPNGLGAVIHSNSWNVPTLFEWIQEVGKIDDAEMRRTFNMGIGMVLVVSKEAAHRILEDGDGAYKAYHIGEVVGGGGVSYH, from the exons ATGACTATTACCTTCAGAGCAAACACAGACCTATCCCGCTGTGTAGCTTGTTCAATTAGACCGTCTGATCACAATTCCAGCCCAACTCAACGATATGCACGCAGGTGCACTTTCAATAGGTCTGCTAATGGGTTTCAGCCGCTATCAGTGGCTTCCAACCAATTAGGTTCAGCAAGAAGAATGAGGAATGGCTGCCATCGTGTGTTTTCGATGATGAAGAACAGTTCCAGTGAGAGTCTAACATACAAGGATGCTGGTGTCGACATTGATGCTGGCTCCGAACTTGTTCGTAGGATTGCCAAAATGGCACCAGGAATTGGTGGCTTCGGAGGACTTTTCCCTCTCG GTGATTCATACCTTGTTGCCGGTACAGATGGTGTGGGAACTAAACTTAAGCTTGCATTTGAAACTGGAATCCACGAAACTATTGGGGTTGATCTG GTTGCGATGAGTGTCAATGACATTGTTACTTCTGGAGCAAAGCCATTATTTTTCCTTGATTATTTTGCCACTAGCCACcttgatgttgaccttgctgaAAAG GTTATAAAAGGCATTGTTGATGGTTGCCAACAatctgattgtactcttttagGAGGCGAG ACTGCAGAGATGCCAGATTTTTATGCTGACGGTGAATATGATCTCAGTGGCTTTGCAGTTGGCATTGTAAAAAGGGATGCAGTTATTAATGGGAGAGACATTGTGGCTGGAGACGTTCTCATTGGCCTCCCATCCAGTGGTGTTCATTCCAATGGTTTCTCCCTAGTAAGaag GGTTCTCAGTCGAAGTGGCCTTTCTCTGAAGGATAAACTTCCTGGTGAAGATGTAACATTAGGTGAAGCTTTGATGGCCCCAACTGTTATCTATGTTAAGCAG GTGCTTGACTTAATCAGCAAGGGTGGCATAAAGGGGATTGCCCACATCACAGGTGGTGGTTTCACAGACAATATACCTCGTGTATTTCCAAATGGCCTTGGAGCTGTTATCCATTCAAACTCTTGGAATGTGCCAACTCTGTTCGAGTGGATTCAAGAG GTGGGAAAAATAGATGATGCTGAAATGAGACGGACTTTTAATATGGGCATCGGGATGGTTCTAGTTGTGAGCAAGGAGGCGGCTCACAGAATACTCGAGGATGGAGATGGAGCTTATAAAGCATACCATATTGGTGAGGTTGTAGGTGGTGGTGGAGTGAGCTATCATTAA
- the LOC122290736 gene encoding phosphoribosylformylglycinamidine cyclo-ligase, chloroplastic-like isoform X1: MTITFRANTDLSRCVACSIRPSDHNSSPTQRYARRCTFNRSANGFQPLSVASNQLGSARRMRNGCHRVFSMMKNSSSESLTYKDAGVDIDAGSELVRRIAKMAPGIGGFGGLFPLGDSYLVAGTDGVGTKLKLAFETGIHETIGVDLVAMSVNDIVTSGAKPLFFLDYFATSHLDVDLAEKVIKGIVDGCQQSDCTLLGGEVLVVFYLILFLFFYCTAEMPDFYADGEYDLSGFAVGIVKRDAVINGRDIVAGDVLIGLPSSGVHSNGFSLVRRVLSRSGLSLKDKLPGEDVTLGEALMAPTVIYVKQVLDLISKGGIKGIAHITGGGFTDNIPRVFPNGLGAVIHSNSWNVPTLFEWIQEVGKIDDAEMRRTFNMGIGMVLVVSKEAAHRILEDGDGAYKAYHIGEVVGGGGVSYH, encoded by the exons ATGACTATTACCTTCAGAGCAAACACAGACCTATCCCGCTGTGTAGCTTGTTCAATTAGACCGTCTGATCACAATTCCAGCCCAACTCAACGATATGCACGCAGGTGCACTTTCAATAGGTCTGCTAATGGGTTTCAGCCGCTATCAGTGGCTTCCAACCAATTAGGTTCAGCAAGAAGAATGAGGAATGGCTGCCATCGTGTGTTTTCGATGATGAAGAACAGTTCCAGTGAGAGTCTAACATACAAGGATGCTGGTGTCGACATTGATGCTGGCTCCGAACTTGTTCGTAGGATTGCCAAAATGGCACCAGGAATTGGTGGCTTCGGAGGACTTTTCCCTCTCG GTGATTCATACCTTGTTGCCGGTACAGATGGTGTGGGAACTAAACTTAAGCTTGCATTTGAAACTGGAATCCACGAAACTATTGGGGTTGATCTG GTTGCGATGAGTGTCAATGACATTGTTACTTCTGGAGCAAAGCCATTATTTTTCCTTGATTATTTTGCCACTAGCCACcttgatgttgaccttgctgaAAAG GTTATAAAAGGCATTGTTGATGGTTGCCAACAatctgattgtactcttttagGAGGCGAGGTGCTGGTcgttttctatttaattttgtttctctttttttacTGT ACTGCAGAGATGCCAGATTTTTATGCTGACGGTGAATATGATCTCAGTGGCTTTGCAGTTGGCATTGTAAAAAGGGATGCAGTTATTAATGGGAGAGACATTGTGGCTGGAGACGTTCTCATTGGCCTCCCATCCAGTGGTGTTCATTCCAATGGTTTCTCCCTAGTAAGaag GGTTCTCAGTCGAAGTGGCCTTTCTCTGAAGGATAAACTTCCTGGTGAAGATGTAACATTAGGTGAAGCTTTGATGGCCCCAACTGTTATCTATGTTAAGCAG GTGCTTGACTTAATCAGCAAGGGTGGCATAAAGGGGATTGCCCACATCACAGGTGGTGGTTTCACAGACAATATACCTCGTGTATTTCCAAATGGCCTTGGAGCTGTTATCCATTCAAACTCTTGGAATGTGCCAACTCTGTTCGAGTGGATTCAAGAG GTGGGAAAAATAGATGATGCTGAAATGAGACGGACTTTTAATATGGGCATCGGGATGGTTCTAGTTGTGAGCAAGGAGGCGGCTCACAGAATACTCGAGGATGGAGATGGAGCTTATAAAGCATACCATATTGGTGAGGTTGTAGGTGGTGGTGGAGTGAGCTATCATTAA
- the LOC122290736 gene encoding phosphoribosylformylglycinamidine cyclo-ligase, chloroplastic-like isoform X3: MTITFRANTDLSRCVACSIRPSDHNSSPTQRYARRCTFNRSANGFQPLSVASNQLGSARRMRNGCHRVFSMMKNSSSESLTYKDAGVDIDAGSELVRRIAKMAPGIGGFGGLFPLGDSYLVAGTDGVGTKLKLAFETGIHETIGVDLVAMSVNDIVTSGAKPLFFLDYFATSHLDVDLAEKTAEMPDFYADGEYDLSGFAVGIVKRDAVINGRDIVAGDVLIGLPSSGVHSNGFSLVRRVLSRSGLSLKDKLPGEDVTLGEALMAPTVIYVKQVLDLISKGGIKGIAHITGGGFTDNIPRVFPNGLGAVIHSNSWNVPTLFEWIQEVGKIDDAEMRRTFNMGIGMVLVVSKEAAHRILEDGDGAYKAYHIGEVVGGGGVSYH, from the exons ATGACTATTACCTTCAGAGCAAACACAGACCTATCCCGCTGTGTAGCTTGTTCAATTAGACCGTCTGATCACAATTCCAGCCCAACTCAACGATATGCACGCAGGTGCACTTTCAATAGGTCTGCTAATGGGTTTCAGCCGCTATCAGTGGCTTCCAACCAATTAGGTTCAGCAAGAAGAATGAGGAATGGCTGCCATCGTGTGTTTTCGATGATGAAGAACAGTTCCAGTGAGAGTCTAACATACAAGGATGCTGGTGTCGACATTGATGCTGGCTCCGAACTTGTTCGTAGGATTGCCAAAATGGCACCAGGAATTGGTGGCTTCGGAGGACTTTTCCCTCTCG GTGATTCATACCTTGTTGCCGGTACAGATGGTGTGGGAACTAAACTTAAGCTTGCATTTGAAACTGGAATCCACGAAACTATTGGGGTTGATCTG GTTGCGATGAGTGTCAATGACATTGTTACTTCTGGAGCAAAGCCATTATTTTTCCTTGATTATTTTGCCACTAGCCACcttgatgttgaccttgctgaAAAG ACTGCAGAGATGCCAGATTTTTATGCTGACGGTGAATATGATCTCAGTGGCTTTGCAGTTGGCATTGTAAAAAGGGATGCAGTTATTAATGGGAGAGACATTGTGGCTGGAGACGTTCTCATTGGCCTCCCATCCAGTGGTGTTCATTCCAATGGTTTCTCCCTAGTAAGaag GGTTCTCAGTCGAAGTGGCCTTTCTCTGAAGGATAAACTTCCTGGTGAAGATGTAACATTAGGTGAAGCTTTGATGGCCCCAACTGTTATCTATGTTAAGCAG GTGCTTGACTTAATCAGCAAGGGTGGCATAAAGGGGATTGCCCACATCACAGGTGGTGGTTTCACAGACAATATACCTCGTGTATTTCCAAATGGCCTTGGAGCTGTTATCCATTCAAACTCTTGGAATGTGCCAACTCTGTTCGAGTGGATTCAAGAG GTGGGAAAAATAGATGATGCTGAAATGAGACGGACTTTTAATATGGGCATCGGGATGGTTCTAGTTGTGAGCAAGGAGGCGGCTCACAGAATACTCGAGGATGGAGATGGAGCTTATAAAGCATACCATATTGGTGAGGTTGTAGGTGGTGGTGGAGTGAGCTATCATTAA
- the LOC122292592 gene encoding F-box/kelch-repeat protein At5g26960-like has translation MPESCNSRHFSWLMKSCFPNPNHTSSNSFIRLPLNVPDHCSVSTTVSSLPDDLLLECLSRVPPSSLPSLSLVCLRWARLLQSSHFFDLRRRLGRLENFVFAVSATDSGLYAASLRFHDHADALWKVAFFLPNDAVSLGSFHGLLSHARLSAVGHRIFIIGRDSMVRYDTWSGTVVARSAMIFPRKKFATAVVSGKIYAAGGGPRTSEVEEYDPDSDAWRVVAHAPRRRYGCVGAAVDGVFYVIGGLKIGAPVDEPSRAAANAEAHVYASSMDLYNVEARAWLRSRAIPGGGCVVAACAAAGYVYVLASHAVELSFWRFDARRRSNSNSNKGSSVNSGFGEWCRLKSPPLPAQVRLDSTVRFSCVGVGVKVVLIQVKGCIDDLLRRSGRGLRDLREGLVLLYDSATGDWSRGADLPEVIQRTACVCVEC, from the coding sequence ATGCCAGAGAGCTGCAACTCTCGCCATTTCTCATGGCTCATGAAATCCTGCTTCCCCAACCCCAACCACACTTCTTCCAACTCCTTCATTCGTCTTCCCCTTAATGTCCCCGATCACTGCTCCGTCTCCACTACTGTTTCCTCTCTTCCCGATGATCTTCTTCTTGAATGCCTCTCCCGTGTCCCTCCCTCttctctcccctctctctctctcgtttgcCTCCGCTGGGCCCGCCTCCTCCAGTCTTCCCACTTCTTCGATCTCCGTCGCCGCCTCGGCCGCCTCGAGAATTTCGTCTTTGCTGTCTCTGCCACCGACTCTGGCCTTTATGCTGCTAGTCTCCGCTTCCATGACCATGCCGATGCTCTTTGGAAGGTCGCTTTCTTCCTCCCCAACGACGCCGTTTCCCTCGGCAGTTTCCATGGTTTGCTTTCCCACGCGCGGTTGTCCGCTGTCGGCCATAGAATTTTCATCATCGGTCGGGACTCGATGGTGCGGTACGACACGTGGTCCGGGACGGTTGTAGCCAGATCGGCGATGATTTTCCCCAGGAAGAAGTTCGCTACAGCCGTCGTTTCTGGGAAAATATACGCTGCTGGAGGCGGTCCGAGGACCAGCGAGGTGGAGGAGTACGATCCCGATTCCGATGCGTGGCGCGTGGTTGCACACGCCCCGAGGAGAAGGTACGGTTGCGTTGGGGCTGCGGTGGACGGTGTCTTCTACGTGATCGGAGGGCTTAAGATCGGAGCTCCCGTGGACGAGCCCTCGCGAGCGGCCGCCAACGCGGAGGCTCACGTGTACGCAAGTTCGATGGACTTGTACAACGTGGAGGCCCGTGCGTGGTTGAGAAGTCGAGCCATCCCCGGAGGCGGATGTGTAGTGGCAGCTTGCGCTGCAGCCGGGTACGTGTATGTCCTCGCCAGCCACGCCGTGGAGCTCTCGTTCTGGAGATTCGACGCGCGAAGAAGAAGCAATAGTAACAGTAACAAGGGAAGCAGCGTTAACAGTGGATTTGGAGAATGGTGCAGGTTAAAGAGCCCTCCTCTGCCGGCGCAGGTTAGGCTGGACAGCACCGTGAGGTTCAGCTGCGTAGGGGTGGGAGTGAAGGTGGTGCTGATTCAAGTCAAGGGCTGCATCGACGACCTGTTGAGGCGGAGCGGGAGGGGACTGAGAGATTTAAGAGAAGGGCTAGTTCTGCTCTACGATTCCGCCACCGGAGACTGGAGCAGAGGGGCAGATCTGCCGGAGGTGATTCAACGCACCGCCTGCGTGTGTGTGGAGTGCTAA